The Bicyclus anynana chromosome 3, ilBicAnyn1.1, whole genome shotgun sequence genome has a window encoding:
- the LOC112058240 gene encoding dolichyldiphosphatase 1, translated as MENIATPVNEEFLSNGEIEWQPLSLTLVEYPKGDLLGKFFAFTSLAPFGIGAGFVTLILFRRDLHTIAFFIGTLINEVLNIVLKHIICESRPLIRGHLYNEYGMPSSHSQFVWFFSIYVLYFFIIRLHHINNNSIISALWRIIIVGSCFTLALIVCAGRVYLHYHTTAQVVVGGIVGFVFATIWFTVVHRILTPLFPQLVSLKVCEMLMIRDTTLIPNVLWFEYTTSRQEARTRGRKLAALKPTQ; from the exons ATGGAAAATATTGCAACGCCAGTAAACGAAGAATTTTTAAGTAATGGAGAAATCGAATGGCAACCTCTTTCTCTTACTTTGGTTGAATATCCAAAGG GCGATTTGTTAGGCAAGTTTTTTGCCTTCACAAGTTTAGCTCCGTTTGGAATTGGCGCTGGCTTTGTTACTCTAATTTTATTTCGGAGAGATTTGCACACA ATAGCATTCTTCATTGGAACCCTTATCAATGAAGTGTTGAATATAGTATTGAAACATATAATCTGTGAGTCCAGGCCATTGATCAGAGGGCACTTGTATAATGAATATGGAATGCCATCGTCACACTCTCAGTTTGTGTGGTTCTTTAGCATATATGtcctttattttttcattataag GTTGCATCATATAAACAATAACAGCATAATATCTGCACTGTGGAGAATCATTATAGTAGGTAGCTGTTTTACTCTTGCTTTAATTGTATGCGCGGGAAGAGTGTATCTTCACTACCACACAACAGCGCAAGTAGTTGTTGGTGGTATTGTGGGATTTGTATTTGCCACCATATGGTTTACGGTGGTCCATAGAATATTAACACCATTATTCCCTCAGCTGGTATCCCT TAAAGTGTGTGAAATGTTGATGATACGGGACACTACACTGATACCCAACGTGCTATGGTTCGAGTACACGACGTCGCGGCAGGAAGCGAGGACACGCGGCCGCAAGCTGGCCGCCCTTAAGCCTACCCAATGA
- the LOC112058241 gene encoding dnaJ homolog subfamily C member 7 codes for MAESEVGDLYITIDDIIPKSPERLAEEKKESGNHFYKIKNYKDALIKYEEAIKLCPENAAYYGNRAACYMMLAMYKKALEDAQKAVALDPTYTKGYIRMTKCYIALGDISGAEQAIKKASELGGADCTANERSALASLQRLHDDALRAMAAQDYRRVVFCMDRCLEYSPSCSKTKLTKAECLAMLGRCQESQEIANDCLRFDSFDTEALYVRGLCLYFEDKDEQAFKHFQQVLRLSPDHKKAIAAYKKAKLLKQKKEEGNEAFKMGRWQEALNLYNEALTIDKTNKKVNAKLYFNKATVCSKLNQTKQAAEACTAALELDENYVKALLRRAKCYTELEQYEDAVKDYEKLYKIDKSKENKQLLHEAKITLKKSKRKDYYKILGLDKTASDDDIKKAYRKRALVHHPDRHADASDVERREQERRFKEVGEAYGVLSDPKKRVRYDRGQDVDEDGAGMSDMNPNMAFQTYFNHQNFDFCSGNTFPESAFSFQFG; via the exons ATGGCCGAGTCAGAAGTAGGGGATTTGTATATCACTATAGATGATATTATTCCCAAAAGTCCAGAAAG ACTggccgaagaaaaaaaagagaGTGGCAATCATTTCTACaagataaaaaattataaggATGCATTGATCAAGTATGAAGAGGCAATAAAGTTATGTCCAGAAAATGCTGCTTATTACGGCAACAGAGCAGCTTGTTACATGATGCTTGCGATGTATAAGAAGGCTCTTGAAGATGCACAGAAAGCTGTTGCCCTTGATCCCACATACACCAAAGGTTACATACGGATGACAAAATGTTACATTGCTTtgg GTGATATATCGGGCGCTGAACAAGCCATTAAGAAGGCGAGCGAGCTCGGCGGTGCGGACTGTACCGCCAACGAGCGCAGTGCTCTGGCCTCATTGCAGCGGCTGCACGATGACGCCCTACGCGCCATGGCCGCCCAAGACTATCGCCGCGTTGTCTTCTGCATGGACAGATGCCTCGAATACAGTCCCTCGTGTTCTAA aacaAAACTCACAAAAGCTGAATGCTTGGCTATGCTTGGACGATGTCAAGAGTCACAGGAGATTGCCAACGATTGCCTACGTTTCGACAGTTTTGACACTGAAGCCCTTTATGTGAGAGGACTGTGCCTATATTTCGAG GACAAAGATGAACAAGCTTTCAAGCATTTTCAACAAGTGCTACGTCTTTCGCCGGATCATAAAAAAGCCATTGCAGCATACAAGAAGGCTAAATTGttgaaacaaaagaaagaagaag GTAACGAAGCCTTTAAAATGGGCAGATGGCAAGAGGCCTTGAATCTTTACAACGAGGCATTAACTATTGACAAAACCAACAAGAAAGTGAATGCTAAACTGTACTTCAACAAGGCAACAGTGTGTTCAAAGTTAAATCAAACCAAACAAGCTGCCGAGGCTTGCACAGCCGCACTAGAACTAGATGAAAACTATGTCAAGGCCTTGCTCAGACGAGCAAAGTGTTACACTGAACTCGAACAGTACGAGGACGCTGTCAAAGATTATGAAAAGCTTTACAAAATTGACAAGAGCAAAGAAAACAAGCAATTGCTGCACGAGGCCAAAATAACACTTAAAAAATCCAAACGCAAAGACTATTACAAAATTCTCGGTCTCGATAAGACTGCATCTGACGATGACATTAAAAAGGCTTACAG GAAGCGCGCGCTGGTGCACCACCCGGACCGGCACGCGGACGCGTCGGACGTAGAGCGGCGCGAGCAGGAGCGCCGCTTCAAGGAGGTGGGCGAGGCGTACGGGGTGCTCAGCGACCCCAAGAAGCGCGTGCGCTACGACCGCGGGCAGGACGTCGACGAGGACGGCGCCGGCATGTCCG ATATGAATCCCAACATGGCGTTCCAGACATACTTTAATCATCAAAACTTTGACTTCTGTTCTGGCAATACATTCCCTGAGTCCGCGTTCAGCTTCCAGTTCGGATAA